From Bacteroidota bacterium, the proteins below share one genomic window:
- a CDS encoding phosphoglucomutase/phosphomannomutase family protein — MSKIKFGTDGWRAIIAKDFTVANVARVAEATAAWLKKQKKQPHIVLGHDCRFAGELFAETVAKVLCERGVKVSLARGFVSTPMISLGAVKLKADLGVILTASHNPPSYNGFKLKGSFGGPLSPSDVQQIEDIIPDHCSLDLDRIVLAGFEKTGMLEYVNLEDLYIRHVEANFDLEAIRRSGMKLAYDAMFGAGQNVMRRLFPDITLLHCDNNPGFHGQAPEPIHKNLRDLHQLLTSTKGYSCAVVTDGDADRIGMYDGEGNFIDSHHIILLLIHYLVKYKGMTGKVCTAFSTTPKVEKLCKHYGLTLETVKIGFKYICEIMVREDVLIGGEESGGIAIKGHIPERDGIWMGLVIWEFMAKSGKTLPELIREVYDIVGPFSFERNDLHLDQAVKDRIVANTAAGAYSAFGAYKVARTEDLDGYKYFFDNENREWLLIRASGTEPVLRTYAESSTREGAFAILKAAQETLLKS, encoded by the coding sequence ATGAGCAAGATCAAGTTTGGAACCGATGGCTGGCGTGCCATCATCGCGAAGGATTTCACCGTTGCCAATGTGGCACGCGTCGCAGAGGCTACGGCAGCCTGGTTGAAGAAGCAAAAGAAACAGCCTCATATTGTATTAGGTCACGACTGTCGCTTTGCCGGCGAGCTGTTTGCCGAGACAGTCGCCAAGGTGCTCTGTGAACGCGGCGTCAAGGTTTCCCTGGCCAGGGGATTCGTTTCGACTCCGATGATTTCCCTCGGCGCGGTGAAACTGAAGGCCGATCTGGGAGTCATCCTGACGGCTTCTCACAATCCGCCTTCCTACAATGGTTTCAAACTGAAGGGCTCGTTCGGCGGCCCGCTCAGTCCGTCGGATGTTCAACAGATTGAAGATATCATCCCGGACCACTGCTCGCTTGACCTTGACCGGATCGTTTTGGCAGGATTTGAAAAGACCGGGATGCTGGAATATGTCAACCTGGAAGATTTATACATACGACACGTCGAAGCGAATTTTGACCTGGAAGCTATCCGTCGTTCAGGAATGAAATTGGCGTATGACGCCATGTTTGGCGCAGGTCAGAATGTAATGCGCCGACTATTCCCCGACATCACCTTATTGCATTGCGACAATAACCCCGGATTCCACGGGCAGGCGCCGGAACCGATCCATAAGAACCTTCGCGATCTCCACCAACTACTGACCAGCACCAAAGGATATTCCTGTGCTGTCGTAACCGATGGCGACGCCGACCGGATCGGCATGTACGATGGCGAAGGAAACTTCATCGACTCGCACCACATCATCCTCTTGCTGATCCACTATCTGGTAAAATACAAGGGAATGACGGGTAAGGTCTGCACGGCTTTCAGTACCACACCCAAGGTGGAGAAACTATGCAAGCATTACGGTCTGACGCTTGAGACGGTCAAGATCGGATTCAAGTACATCTGTGAGATCATGGTGCGGGAAGATGTACTGATCGGAGGGGAAGAGAGCGGTGGAATCGCCATCAAAGGTCATATCCCGGAGCGCGATGGAATCTGGATGGGATTGGTGATCTGGGAATTCATGGCGAAGAGCGGAAAAACCCTGCCGGAACTTATCCGGGAAGTGTACGACATCGTCGGTCCGTTTTCTTTTGAGCGAAACGACCTGCACCTTGATCAGGCTGTGAAAGACCGGATCGTTGCCAATACCGCGGCTGGAGCCTATTCGGCATTCGGGGCCTACAAAGTCGCACGAACAGAAGACCTTGACGGTTACAAATACTTCTTCGACAACGAAAACCGGGAATGGCTGTTGATCCGCGCTTCCGGAACTGAGCCGGTGTTGCGGACGTATGCGGAATCATCAACCCGCGAAGGCGCCTTTGCTATTCTGAAAGCCGCGCAGGAAACCTTGTTGAAATCCTAA
- a CDS encoding TIGR00266 family protein: protein MAHDIDYRILGDDIQAVEIELDPGEAVRAEVGAMLFMEDGIQMQTGTGGGIFSGLKRMISGESFFITSFLNTANNKSRVTFAAPYPGKIIPLDLTQYGGTFLCQRDGFLCAAQGIDISVEFTKRLGAGLFGGEGFILQRLSGDGKAFVHAGGAIIQRTLQPNETLRVDTGCLVAFQPSVDYDIQFIGGFKNVLFGGEGLFYAKLTGPGIVFLQSLPFVRLADRIMAAAAWGRNKEQSSGIGGLLGGIISGRD from the coding sequence ATGGCACACGATATTGATTACCGCATCCTGGGCGACGACATTCAGGCGGTCGAAATCGAATTGGATCCGGGCGAGGCCGTTCGCGCAGAGGTCGGTGCCATGCTTTTCATGGAGGATGGAATCCAGATGCAAACCGGAACCGGCGGCGGTATCTTCTCGGGCTTGAAACGAATGATCTCCGGCGAGAGCTTTTTCATCACCTCTTTCCTGAATACCGCCAATAATAAAAGCAGGGTAACATTCGCGGCTCCTTATCCGGGAAAGATCATTCCCCTGGACCTGACCCAGTACGGTGGGACCTTTCTCTGCCAACGGGACGGATTCCTCTGTGCCGCGCAGGGCATCGACATCTCAGTGGAATTCACGAAAAGGCTCGGAGCAGGATTGTTCGGCGGAGAAGGATTCATTCTCCAACGACTTTCCGGTGACGGAAAAGCGTTCGTGCACGCCGGAGGTGCGATCATCCAGCGAACCTTGCAGCCCAATGAAACCCTACGGGTCGATACCGGTTGCCTGGTCGCCTTTCAACCAAGCGTCGACTACGACATCCAGTTCATCGGCGGATTTAAGAACGTACTCTTCGGCGGAGAAGGTTTGTTCTACGCCAAACTAACCGGACCCGGCATCGTATTCCTTCAGAGCCTGCCCTTCGTTCGTCTCGCTGACCGGATCATGGCCGCCGCCGCTTGGGGGCGGAACAAGGAACAATCTTCCGGAATCGGAGGATTGCTCGGAGGCATCATCAGCGGAAGAGACTGA
- the mltG gene encoding endolytic transglycosylase MltG, with protein MWAGVFVLLLVIGGIGYVAYERIYQPNVEVADPNRNFLLIPTGADFDDVINLLHEKKALKDEASFRWTAGRMKYGSDVKPGRYKLRSGMSNRELVQLLRSGRQTPVKLVFNNIRTTRELADRIGQQLELEPDALLHLLEDNDYLQPLGFNAGNVLAMFLPDTYEFYWNTSADQFLQRMKKEYAKFWNASRQQKAKRIGLQQVEVSILASIVQQETNRNDEKPIIAGVYLNRLKKGMRLDADPTLVYALGDFTITRVLNIHKTIDSPYNTYLYAGLPPGPICLPTSASIDAVLNYQAHNYYYFCARDDFSGYHAFAATYVQHLVNARRFQKALDRRGIRN; from the coding sequence ATGTGGGCAGGGGTATTCGTGTTATTGTTGGTGATCGGTGGAATCGGCTATGTGGCCTACGAAAGGATCTATCAGCCCAATGTTGAAGTGGCCGACCCCAACCGGAATTTCCTGTTGATCCCTACGGGAGCCGATTTCGATGATGTGATCAACCTACTGCACGAGAAAAAGGCGCTGAAAGACGAAGCTTCATTCCGGTGGACCGCCGGGAGGATGAAATACGGATCAGACGTAAAGCCCGGACGATATAAACTCCGGTCAGGGATGAGTAACCGGGAACTGGTTCAACTCCTTCGATCCGGACGGCAGACACCGGTCAAGTTGGTTTTCAACAACATCCGGACTACGCGCGAGTTGGCGGATCGGATCGGGCAGCAATTGGAACTGGAACCGGATGCGCTGCTGCATCTGCTGGAAGATAATGACTACCTCCAGCCACTGGGTTTCAATGCAGGGAATGTGCTGGCCATGTTCCTGCCGGATACCTACGAGTTTTATTGGAATACTTCGGCGGATCAGTTTCTCCAACGCATGAAAAAGGAGTATGCGAAGTTCTGGAACGCTTCGCGGCAGCAGAAGGCGAAGCGGATCGGACTACAACAAGTGGAAGTCTCCATCCTTGCCAGTATCGTTCAACAGGAAACGAATCGCAACGACGAGAAACCCATAATAGCCGGGGTCTATCTGAACCGCCTGAAAAAGGGGATGCGCCTGGATGCCGACCCCACGCTTGTTTACGCGCTTGGGGATTTTACCATTACCCGGGTGCTCAATATTCACAAGACCATCGACTCACCCTACAATACCTACCTGTATGCCGGTCTGCCTCCCGGACCGATCTGCCTTCCAACATCCGCCTCGATTGACGCGGTCCTCAATTATCAGGCGCATAACTACTATTATTTCTGCGCGCGCGATGACTTCTCGGGCTATCACGCGTTCGCGGCCACCTATGTACAACACCTTGTCAATGCGCGAAGATTTCAAAAGGCGCTGGATCGGCGAGGTATCCGTAACTGA
- a CDS encoding PKD domain-containing protein: MDYPSKVIEMPAGGNLILGTVGSTNGAVIGSHGSSDIWLVRTDANGNMLWQSCFGGSAMDVAGSFVALPNGHLLIAGYTASQNGDVTANHGQFDAWLLEVDATGHLVWQKTYGGSASDLLYTITLAPNGDILLGGGTYSNDGDVNGQHGNQDFWLLRTDASGNLLWQRSLGGSNHEVCYGLAVSTSGYLLACGGTNSTNGQVTGKRGAYDGWVVSLDGNGNLQWSACMGGTMSESFSALTLNGNELLLAGYTSSNDGDVHGNHGSSDGWLVRCDLNGNLIDSRCYGGSQGDALYAIALASNNQLLAAGGTLSTDGDIRRGMGLEDAWILRASRNLDLCWSMAAGGSAVERASSIAPTQDDAFLLGAYSYSTDGLLSSNQGSSDIWVSRFECRQPNASIGLSIDTTCIGMPIILTNNSTDAAATLWMADGILFSNDTNTQYTNTDPGRFNIALVSATCALTDTAEDPLVFVRLDQPLITPTGNAICDGQPVDLYIFSPGSILWNTGATGSVLPQAAAGTYQATISWHGCTATTAAFNLTERNAPHFSLGSDTTICDASSITLNGPAGMLSYLWQDGSTAASYTTNLAGSYTLTISDGYCTGTDQIDVQTRSCAMPVASFTVSSQSVCQGSAIQFSNQSQLATNYTWYFPGGQPAQSTDINPVITYTVPGVYSVMLLAENAAGTNSRMEINYITVHATPASPVITSVGNQLFSSLSDNYQWLLDGSSINGATQQSHFAIQEGSYQVIVSDAAGCSAISEPFLFQSTGTFNLNDEQLQIYPNPAHEQFRVLLPEGFGDAQVIITDMTGKTMLITEIQHSEPAAGSLVTLSEEMPAGAYIVSIRSQSNLQQQSNQYLIKN; encoded by the coding sequence ATGGATTACCCGTCAAAAGTGATCGAAATGCCCGCAGGTGGAAATCTGATCCTGGGGACCGTAGGCTCGACCAATGGCGCTGTGATCGGTTCTCATGGATCCTCGGACATCTGGCTGGTCAGAACGGATGCAAACGGCAATATGCTCTGGCAATCCTGCTTCGGTGGGAGCGCCATGGACGTTGCCGGAAGTTTCGTAGCACTCCCGAATGGACACCTGCTGATCGCGGGTTATACCGCCTCACAAAATGGTGATGTAACCGCCAACCACGGTCAATTCGATGCATGGCTGCTCGAGGTTGACGCAACGGGCCACCTGGTCTGGCAAAAAACCTACGGCGGCTCCGCTTCCGATCTGTTGTACACCATTACCCTGGCTCCCAATGGAGACATCCTGTTGGGTGGCGGAACCTATTCCAATGATGGGGATGTGAATGGTCAGCATGGCAACCAGGACTTCTGGCTGCTCCGTACGGATGCCAGCGGGAACCTGCTCTGGCAGCGAAGCCTTGGCGGCAGTAACCACGAAGTATGCTACGGACTTGCCGTCTCCACCAGCGGTTATCTTCTTGCTTGCGGTGGCACCAACTCCACCAACGGGCAGGTGACCGGCAAGCGCGGCGCTTATGATGGCTGGGTGGTTTCCCTCGACGGTAACGGCAACTTGCAATGGTCTGCCTGCATGGGTGGAACCATGAGTGAAAGCTTCAGTGCCCTGACACTCAACGGGAACGAACTCCTTCTCGCTGGTTACACCAGTTCAAATGATGGAGACGTGCATGGAAACCATGGTTCTTCGGACGGCTGGCTGGTTCGCTGTGACCTTAACGGTAATTTGATCGACAGCCGTTGTTATGGTGGAAGCCAGGGGGATGCCCTCTACGCCATCGCCCTGGCAAGCAACAATCAACTTCTGGCGGCAGGTGGCACCCTTTCCACCGACGGCGACATCCGCCGGGGAATGGGTCTGGAAGACGCCTGGATCCTGCGCGCCTCCCGTAACCTTGACCTTTGCTGGAGCATGGCAGCCGGTGGTTCGGCGGTTGAGCGCGCCAGCAGCATCGCCCCGACGCAAGACGATGCTTTTCTGCTTGGCGCCTACTCCTACAGCACCGACGGTCTGCTTTCAAGCAATCAGGGATCATCCGATATCTGGGTTTCTCGCTTCGAATGCCGGCAACCCAACGCGTCGATCGGCCTGAGCATCGACACCACCTGCATCGGCATGCCGATCATCCTGACGAACAACTCTACGGACGCGGCGGCTACACTTTGGATGGCCGACGGGATCCTGTTCTCCAATGATACCAACACCCAGTACACCAATACTGATCCCGGACGTTTCAACATTGCTTTAGTTTCCGCGACCTGTGCCCTGACCGATACGGCGGAAGACCCGCTGGTGTTCGTCCGCCTTGACCAGCCCCTGATCACCCCGACCGGCAACGCCATCTGCGACGGACAACCCGTCGACCTCTACATCTTCTCTCCGGGCTCCATCCTCTGGAATACCGGGGCAACGGGTTCGGTCCTCCCGCAGGCAGCTGCCGGAACCTATCAGGCTACCATTTCCTGGCACGGATGTACCGCAACCACTGCGGCTTTCAATCTCACGGAACGCAATGCTCCGCATTTCAGCCTGGGCTCCGATACCACGATCTGTGATGCCAGTTCCATCACCCTTAATGGCCCGGCCGGGATGCTTTCCTACTTGTGGCAGGATGGCAGCACTGCAGCCAGCTACACGACGAACCTGGCCGGCTCTTACACCCTGACGATCAGCGATGGATACTGCACCGGCACCGACCAGATCGACGTTCAGACGCGGTCCTGTGCCATGCCGGTGGCCTCCTTCACCGTCAGCAGCCAGTCCGTTTGCCAGGGTTCGGCCATTCAGTTCTCGAATCAGAGTCAGCTTGCTACCAACTACACCTGGTATTTCCCGGGTGGTCAGCCTGCACAATCCACGGATATCAACCCGGTGATCACCTATACCGTTCCGGGGGTTTACAGCGTCATGCTGCTTGCTGAAAATGCGGCAGGCACGAACAGCAGGATGGAGATCAACTACATCACGGTACATGCGACGCCCGCCAGTCCGGTTATCACCTCGGTGGGCAACCAGCTTTTCTCCAGCCTTTCCGACAATTATCAGTGGCTCCTGGACGGCTCCTCCATCAATGGCGCTACCCAGCAAAGTCACTTCGCGATTCAGGAAGGCAGCTATCAGGTGATCGTATCGGATGCTGCAGGATGTTCAGCGATCTCCGAACCGTTCCTCTTTCAGTCAACGGGCACCTTCAACCTGAACGACGAACAACTGCAAATCTACCCCAACCCGGCTCACGAACAATTCCGCGTCCTGCTGCCGGAAGGCTTCGGTGATGCTCAGGTGATCATTACCGATATGACCGGGAAAACGATGTTGATAACTGAGATTCAACATTCAGAACCTGCTGCCGGAAGCCTCGTAACCCTATCCGAGGAAATGCCGGCAGGCGCTTATATCGTATCCATCCGCTCGCAATCGAATCTTCAACAACAATCGAATCAATACCTCATTAAAAACTAA